In Paracoccus aminophilus JCM 7686, a single window of DNA contains:
- the rplP gene encoding 50S ribosomal protein L16: MLQPKRTKFRKQHKGRIHGEAKGGFNLNFGSFALKATEPERVTARQIEAARRAITRHMKRQGRVWIRIFPDLPVTGKPTEVRMGKGKGSVDYWAARVHPGRIMFEIDGVSDEIAREALRLGAQKLPVLTRIVQREDW; the protein is encoded by the coding sequence ATGCTGCAACCGAAACGGACGAAGTTCCGCAAACAGCACAAGGGCCGGATCCACGGCGAAGCCAAAGGCGGCTTCAACCTGAACTTCGGCTCCTTTGCACTGAAAGCCACCGAGCCGGAGCGCGTCACTGCGCGCCAGATCGAGGCTGCCCGTCGTGCGATCACCCGCCACATGAAGCGCCAAGGCCGCGTTTGGATTCGGATTTTCCCGGATCTCCCGGTCACCGGTAAACCCACCGAGGTTCGGATGGGTAAAGGTAAAGGCTCGGTCGATTACTGGGCCGCCCGCGTCCACCCCGGCCGGATCATGTTCGAGATCGACGGTGTGAGCGATGAGATCGCCCGCGAAGCTCTGCGCCTCGGCGCTCAGAA